Proteins from one Burkholderia oklahomensis C6786 genomic window:
- a CDS encoding UDP-N-acetylmuramoyl-tripeptide--D-alanyl-D-alanine ligase, producing the protein MTMLTLREAAAMIPGATVLGDERVSFERVSTDSRTASLGDLFVALKGEHFDAHEFVGDVAARGASAAIVSRSPAEWNLPALKVADTRAALGALAHGWRMRFALPVVAVTGSNGKTTVKEMIASIFAAAAGADARLATAGNFNNDIGLPLTLLRLTAAHRLAVVELGMNHPGETETLARIAAPTVALVNNAQREHQEFMATVEAVALEHAAVIHALGPDGVAVFPADDAYASIWRVAATGNRIVDFALHGAGHDTPAAVTGALDGSRLAIDTPDGRIDVQLNALGEHNARNALASTAAAFAAGVPLAAIRQGLEAFEPVKGRLQVTRATVGSLAGATVIDDTYNANPDSMRAAIDVLAAQSAPRVLVIGEMGEVGDEGPAFHREIGAYARERGIDSLYALGAATQPACEAYGAAARRFDDAAALLAALLAANFGAHATLLVKGSRFMKMERVVGALANETASGAAPGAH; encoded by the coding sequence ATGACGATGCTGACCTTGCGCGAAGCCGCAGCGATGATCCCCGGCGCGACGGTGCTCGGCGACGAGCGCGTGTCGTTCGAGCGGGTGTCGACGGACAGCCGCACGGCAAGCCTTGGCGATCTGTTCGTCGCGCTGAAGGGCGAGCACTTCGATGCGCACGAGTTCGTCGGCGACGTCGCCGCGCGCGGGGCAAGCGCCGCGATCGTGTCGCGCAGCCCGGCCGAATGGAACCTGCCCGCGCTGAAGGTCGCCGACACGCGCGCCGCGCTCGGCGCGCTCGCGCACGGCTGGCGGATGCGCTTCGCGCTGCCGGTCGTCGCGGTGACGGGCAGCAACGGCAAGACGACCGTGAAGGAGATGATCGCGTCGATCTTCGCGGCGGCGGCCGGCGCCGACGCGCGGCTCGCGACTGCGGGCAACTTCAACAACGACATCGGCCTGCCGCTCACGCTGCTGCGTCTCACCGCCGCGCACAGGCTCGCGGTCGTCGAGCTCGGGATGAATCATCCGGGCGAGACCGAGACGCTCGCGCGGATCGCCGCGCCGACGGTCGCGCTCGTCAACAACGCGCAGCGCGAGCATCAGGAATTCATGGCAACCGTCGAAGCCGTCGCGCTCGAGCACGCGGCCGTCATCCACGCGCTCGGGCCGGACGGCGTCGCCGTGTTTCCGGCCGACGACGCGTACGCGAGCATCTGGCGCGTCGCGGCGACCGGCAACCGGATCGTCGATTTCGCGTTGCACGGCGCCGGGCATGACACGCCCGCCGCCGTGACGGGCGCGCTCGACGGCAGCCGGCTCGCGATCGATACGCCGGACGGCCGCATCGACGTGCAGCTCAACGCGCTCGGCGAGCACAACGCGCGCAACGCGCTCGCCTCGACGGCGGCGGCGTTCGCGGCCGGCGTGCCGCTCGCGGCGATCAGGCAGGGGCTCGAAGCGTTCGAGCCGGTGAAGGGGCGGCTGCAGGTGACGCGTGCGACGGTCGGCTCGCTCGCGGGCGCGACGGTGATCGATGACACCTACAACGCGAACCCCGATTCGATGCGCGCCGCGATCGACGTGCTCGCCGCGCAGTCGGCGCCGCGCGTGCTCGTGATCGGCGAGATGGGCGAAGTCGGCGACGAAGGGCCGGCGTTCCATCGCGAGATCGGCGCGTACGCGCGCGAGCGCGGGATCGACTCGCTCTACGCGCTCGGTGCGGCGACGCAGCCCGCGTGCGAAGCATATGGCGCGGCCGCGCGGCGCTTCGACGACGCGGCGGCGCTGCTCGCCGCGCTGCTCGCCGCGAATTTCGGCGCGCACGCGACGCTGCTCGTGAAGGGCTCGCGGTTCATGAAGATGGAGCGCGTCGTTGGCGCGCTCGCGAACGAAACCGCGTCGGGCGCAGCGCCCGGCGCACATTGA
- the murG gene encoding undecaprenyldiphospho-muramoylpentapeptide beta-N-acetylglucosaminyltransferase, protein MTSTRRTLMVMAGGTGGHVFPGLAVAHRMEAQGWRVVWLGNPAGMEATLVPKHGIPMEYVRFGGLRGKGLKTRFALPFNLLRACTQSLHALRRVQPDVVLGMGGYITFPAGLMTVLTGRPLVLHEQNSIAGLTNKVLAKLAKRVLVAFPGALPNAEWTGNPIRAELAHAEPPQARYAARSGKLKLLVVGGSLGAAALNEVVPRALALLAPNERPQVVHQAGAKHIDTLKENYEAAGLACGSDVELVPFIDDMASAYANADLVICRSGAMTVAEIAAVGVAALFVPFPHAVDDHQTTNAEFLAEQGAAVLVQQRDLSAELLADWLRGQSRESLAAMAERSRSLAKPDATEEVAHVCAAVAGANQEGKQ, encoded by the coding sequence ATGACGTCGACTCGGCGCACGCTGATGGTGATGGCTGGCGGCACCGGGGGCCACGTGTTCCCGGGGCTCGCGGTCGCGCATCGGATGGAGGCGCAGGGCTGGCGTGTCGTGTGGCTCGGCAATCCGGCCGGCATGGAGGCGACGCTCGTGCCGAAGCACGGGATCCCGATGGAGTACGTGCGCTTCGGCGGGCTGCGCGGCAAGGGGCTGAAGACGAGGTTCGCGCTGCCGTTCAACCTGCTGCGCGCGTGCACGCAGAGCCTGCACGCGCTGCGCCGCGTGCAGCCCGACGTCGTGCTCGGAATGGGCGGCTACATCACGTTCCCGGCCGGCCTGATGACCGTGTTGACGGGCCGTCCGCTCGTGCTGCACGAACAGAACTCGATCGCGGGCCTGACGAACAAAGTGCTCGCGAAGCTCGCGAAGCGCGTGCTCGTCGCGTTCCCGGGCGCGCTGCCGAACGCCGAATGGACGGGCAATCCGATTCGCGCGGAACTTGCGCACGCGGAACCGCCCCAAGCACGCTATGCGGCGCGCAGCGGGAAGCTGAAGCTGCTCGTCGTCGGCGGCAGCCTCGGCGCGGCGGCGCTGAACGAAGTCGTGCCGCGCGCGCTTGCGCTCCTCGCGCCGAACGAGCGGCCGCAGGTCGTGCATCAGGCGGGCGCGAAGCACATCGATACGCTGAAGGAAAACTATGAAGCCGCGGGCCTCGCGTGCGGCAGCGACGTGGAGCTCGTGCCGTTCATCGACGACATGGCGTCCGCCTACGCGAACGCGGATCTCGTGATCTGCCGCTCGGGCGCGATGACGGTCGCGGAGATCGCGGCAGTCGGCGTCGCGGCGCTGTTCGTGCCGTTCCCCCACGCGGTCGACGATCATCAGACGACCAACGCCGAATTCCTCGCCGAGCAAGGCGCGGCGGTGCTGGTGCAACAACGCGACCTGTCGGCCGAGCTGCTCGCCGATTGGTTGCGCGGTCAGTCGCGGGAATCGCTCGCGGCGATGGCCGAACGTTCGCGCTCGCTCGCGAAGCCGGACGCCACCGAGGAAGTCGCGCACGTGTGCGCGGCGGTGGCAGGCGCGAACCAGGAAGGAAAGCAATGA
- the ftsW gene encoding putative lipid II flippase FtsW encodes MNWSDRLVSRFNNARDAGGGAAPRMAARTASGAAAGGLASVVNGARPTRSRMLDFDYSLLWVSIALLGLGVVMVYSASIAMPDSPKYASYHDYAFLLRHVVSLVVAFVAAVVAFRVPVSTWDKYAPHLFLIALVGLVIVLIPHVGKGVNGARRWIPLGITNMQPSEIMKLAVTIYAANYTVRKQEYMQSFAKGFLPMAFAVGLVGALLLLEPDMGAFMVVAAIAMGVLFLGGVNGKLFGGLVATAVGTFTMLVWLSPWRRERIFAYLDPWDERYAQGKAYQLTHSLIAFGRGEWFGVGLGGSVEKLNYLPEAHTDFILAVIGEELGFVGVLVVILLFYWIVRRAFEIGRQALALDRTFAGLMAKGVGIWFGAQAFINMGVNLGLLPTKGLTLPLVSYGGSGILLNCVALAVLLRVDYENRVLMRGGKV; translated from the coding sequence ATGAACTGGTCCGACCGCCTCGTTTCCCGCTTCAACAACGCACGCGACGCGGGCGGCGGCGCCGCGCCGCGCATGGCTGCTCGCACGGCGTCCGGCGCCGCGGCGGGCGGTCTTGCGAGCGTCGTCAACGGCGCGCGCCCGACCCGCTCGCGGATGCTCGACTTCGACTACTCGCTGCTGTGGGTGTCGATCGCGCTGCTCGGGCTCGGCGTCGTGATGGTGTACTCGGCGTCGATCGCGATGCCCGATTCGCCGAAATATGCGTCGTACCACGATTACGCGTTCCTGCTGCGCCACGTCGTGTCGCTCGTCGTCGCGTTCGTCGCGGCGGTGGTCGCGTTCCGCGTGCCGGTGTCGACGTGGGACAAGTACGCGCCGCATCTTTTCCTGATCGCGCTCGTTGGCCTCGTGATCGTGCTGATTCCGCACGTCGGCAAGGGCGTGAACGGCGCGCGCCGCTGGATTCCGCTCGGCATCACGAACATGCAGCCGTCGGAGATCATGAAGCTCGCGGTGACGATCTACGCGGCGAACTACACGGTCCGCAAGCAGGAGTACATGCAGAGCTTCGCGAAGGGCTTCCTGCCGATGGCGTTCGCGGTCGGCCTCGTCGGCGCGCTGCTGCTGCTCGAGCCGGACATGGGCGCGTTCATGGTGGTCGCCGCGATCGCGATGGGCGTGCTGTTCCTCGGCGGCGTGAACGGCAAGCTGTTCGGCGGGCTCGTCGCGACCGCGGTCGGCACGTTCACGATGCTCGTCTGGCTGTCGCCGTGGCGGCGCGAGCGGATATTCGCGTATCTCGACCCGTGGGACGAGCGCTACGCGCAGGGCAAGGCGTATCAGCTCACGCACTCGCTGATCGCGTTCGGGCGCGGCGAGTGGTTCGGCGTCGGCTTGGGCGGCAGTGTCGAGAAGCTCAACTATCTGCCGGAAGCGCACACCGACTTCATCCTCGCGGTGATCGGCGAGGAGCTCGGCTTTGTCGGCGTGCTCGTCGTGATCCTGCTGTTCTACTGGATCGTGCGCCGCGCGTTCGAGATCGGCCGCCAGGCGCTCGCGCTCGACCGCACGTTCGCGGGGTTGATGGCGAAGGGCGTCGGCATTTGGTTCGGCGCGCAGGCGTTCATCAACATGGGTGTGAATCTGGGCCTTCTGCCGACCAAGGGTCTTACGCTGCCGCTCGTCAGCTACGGCGGCTCGGGCATTTTGCTCAACTGCGTCGCGCTCGCGGTGCTGCTGCGTGTCGATTATGAAAATCGCGTGCTGATGCGGGGAGGGAAGGTATGA
- the murC gene encoding UDP-N-acetylmuramate--L-alanine ligase — MKHIVKHIHFVGIGGAGMSGIAEVLVNLGYQVSGSDLARNAVTERLEALGACVSIGHDAANIEGANAVVVSTAVRSDNPEVLAARRLGVPIVPRAVMLAELMRLKQGIAIAGTHGKTTTTSLVASVLAAGGLDPTFVIGGRLTSAGANARLGTGDFIVAEADESDASFLNLYPVIEVITNIDADHMDTYGHDFARLKQAFIEFTQRLPFYGSAVVCIDDPNVRQIVPLISKPVVRYGFAPDAQVRAENVEARDGRMHFTVLREGREPLPVVLNLPGLHNVQNALAAIAIASDLDVADAAIQQALAEFNGVGRRFQRYGEIPVAGGAYTLIDDYGHHPVEMAATIAAARGAFPGRRLVLAFQPHRYTRTRDCFDDFVNVLSTVDALVLTEVYAAGEAPITTANGDALSRALRAAGKVEPVFVATVDEVPDALAKVARVGDVVITMGAGSIGGVPGKLAQDTQQKG, encoded by the coding sequence ATGAAACACATCGTCAAACACATTCATTTCGTCGGGATCGGCGGCGCGGGCATGAGCGGCATCGCCGAAGTGCTCGTGAACCTGGGCTATCAGGTGAGCGGCTCCGATCTCGCGCGCAACGCGGTGACCGAGCGCCTCGAGGCGCTCGGCGCGTGCGTGTCGATCGGCCACGATGCGGCGAACATCGAAGGCGCGAACGCGGTCGTCGTGTCGACCGCGGTGCGCTCGGACAACCCGGAAGTGCTCGCCGCGCGCCGTCTGGGCGTGCCGATCGTGCCGCGCGCGGTGATGCTCGCGGAGCTGATGCGCCTGAAGCAGGGGATCGCGATCGCCGGCACGCACGGCAAGACCACGACGACGAGCCTCGTCGCGAGCGTGCTCGCGGCGGGCGGGCTCGATCCGACGTTCGTGATCGGCGGGCGCCTCACGAGCGCCGGCGCGAACGCGCGGCTCGGCACGGGCGATTTCATCGTCGCCGAGGCGGACGAATCGGACGCGTCGTTCCTGAACCTGTATCCGGTGATCGAGGTCATCACGAACATCGACGCCGATCACATGGATACCTACGGCCACGACTTCGCGCGGCTCAAGCAGGCGTTCATCGAATTCACGCAGCGGCTGCCGTTCTACGGCAGCGCGGTCGTGTGCATCGACGATCCGAACGTGCGGCAGATCGTGCCGCTGATCTCGAAGCCCGTCGTGCGTTACGGCTTCGCGCCGGACGCGCAGGTGCGCGCGGAGAACGTCGAGGCGCGCGACGGCCGGATGCATTTCACGGTGCTGCGCGAAGGGCGCGAGCCGCTGCCCGTCGTGCTGAACCTGCCCGGGCTGCACAACGTGCAGAACGCGCTCGCCGCGATCGCGATCGCGAGCGATCTCGACGTGGCCGACGCGGCGATCCAGCAGGCGCTCGCGGAGTTCAACGGCGTCGGCCGGCGTTTCCAGCGCTACGGCGAGATTCCGGTCGCAGGCGGCGCGTACACGCTGATCGACGACTACGGCCACCATCCGGTCGAGATGGCGGCGACGATCGCGGCCGCGCGCGGCGCGTTCCCGGGCCGCCGGCTCGTGCTCGCGTTCCAGCCGCATCGCTATACGCGCACGCGCGACTGCTTCGACGATTTCGTCAACGTGCTGTCGACCGTCGACGCGCTCGTGCTGACCGAGGTGTACGCGGCGGGCGAGGCGCCGATTACGACGGCGAACGGCGATGCGCTGTCGCGCGCGCTGCGCGCGGCGGGCAAGGTCGAGCCGGTGTTCGTCGCGACGGTCGACGAGGTGCCGGACGCGCTCGCGAAGGTCGCGCGCGTCGGCGATGTGGTGATCACGATGGGTGCGGGCTCGATCGGCGGAGTGCCGGGCAAGCTCGCGCAAGACACGCAACAGAAGGGATGA
- the mraY gene encoding phospho-N-acetylmuramoyl-pentapeptide-transferase gives MLLALAQWLQGDASFLRLFTYLTFRAVMATITALVIGLVCGPWVIRKLTEMKVGQAVRKDGPQTHLVKSGTPTMGGVLILIGIAVATLLWGDLTNRFIWIVMLVTFGFGVVGWVDDYRKVVHKDPRGMSSREKYFWQSVIGLFAAVYLAFSVSEANNVRVFDLFMAWVRSGLSMGLPARADLMLPFLKSISYPLGVWGFIALTYFVIVGASNAVNLTDGLDGLVIMPVVLVGASLGVFAYVMGSAVYSKYLLFPHIPGAGELLIFCSAMGGAGLAFLWYNTHPAQVFMGDVGALALGGALGTVAVIVRQEIVLFIMGGIFVAETLSVMLQVTWFKYTKRRYGEGRRVFKMAPLHHHFELSGWKETQVVVRFWIITLMLCLFGLSTLKLR, from the coding sequence ATGCTGCTGGCGCTGGCGCAATGGCTGCAAGGTGACGCAAGCTTTTTGCGCTTGTTCACGTACCTGACGTTCCGAGCGGTGATGGCCACCATCACGGCGCTCGTGATCGGTCTCGTCTGCGGTCCGTGGGTGATTCGCAAGCTCACGGAGATGAAGGTCGGTCAGGCGGTGCGCAAGGACGGCCCGCAGACGCACCTCGTGAAATCGGGCACGCCGACGATGGGCGGCGTGCTGATCCTGATCGGCATCGCGGTCGCGACGCTCCTCTGGGGCGACTTGACGAACCGCTTCATCTGGATCGTGATGCTCGTCACGTTCGGCTTCGGCGTGGTCGGCTGGGTCGACGATTATCGCAAGGTCGTCCACAAGGACCCGCGCGGCATGTCGTCGCGCGAGAAGTATTTCTGGCAATCGGTGATCGGCCTCTTTGCGGCCGTCTATCTCGCGTTCAGCGTGTCCGAGGCGAACAACGTCCGCGTGTTCGATCTCTTCATGGCGTGGGTGCGGAGCGGCCTGTCGATGGGCCTGCCCGCGCGCGCGGACCTGATGCTGCCGTTCCTCAAGTCGATCAGCTATCCGCTCGGCGTCTGGGGCTTCATCGCGCTCACCTATTTCGTGATCGTCGGCGCGAGCAACGCGGTGAACCTGACCGACGGCCTCGACGGCCTCGTGATCATGCCGGTCGTGCTCGTCGGCGCGTCGCTCGGCGTGTTCGCCTACGTGATGGGCAGCGCGGTCTATTCGAAATACCTGCTGTTTCCGCACATTCCAGGCGCGGGCGAGCTGCTGATTTTCTGCTCGGCGATGGGCGGCGCGGGGCTCGCGTTCCTCTGGTACAACACGCACCCGGCGCAGGTGTTCATGGGCGATGTCGGCGCGCTCGCGCTGGGCGGCGCGCTCGGCACGGTCGCCGTGATCGTGCGCCAGGAAATCGTGCTGTTCATCATGGGCGGCATCTTCGTCGCGGAGACGCTGTCCGTGATGCTGCAGGTCACGTGGTTCAAGTACACGAAGCGCCGTTACGGCGAAGGGCGCCGCGTCTTCAAGATGGCGCCGCTGCATCACCATTTCGAGTTGTCGGGCTGGAAGGAAACGCAGGTGGTGGTGCGTTTCTGGATCATCACGTTGATGTTGTGCCTGTTCGGTTTGTCCACCCTCAAGCTGCGGTAA
- the murD gene encoding UDP-N-acetylmuramoyl-L-alanine--D-glutamate ligase produces the protein MFGDRQRPMVLVLGLGESGLAIARWCARHGCRLRVADTRGAPPNLAALTAAGIDAEFVGGAFSPALLDGGIELVAPSPGLSPLAEDLTPLLAAARERGIPVWGELEFFAQALSTLGANGYAPKVIAITGTNGKTTTTSLAGLLCERAGKKVAVAGNISPAMLDKLAEAIDAATLPDVWVLELSSFQLETAHTFAPDAATILNITQDHLDWHGGFAAYAAAKGRIFGPRTVRVLNRDDAEVMKFVPAAAAADAPRAITFGLNEPADGGDFGLLRENGIAWLVEAVDRDAADAPTSSRRRKQEAAHPPDIALKRLMPADALRIRGLHNAANALAAYALARAIGLPAAPLLHGLREYRGEPHRVEVIATLDGVDYVDDSKGTNVGATVAALDGLAQRAVLIAGGDGKGQDFEPLAAPVERWCRAVMLIGRDALAIRAALADTGVPLADHATLEAAVRAASTLAQSGDAVLLSPACASLDMFRNYAHRADVFRSAVEDIALEKGTTL, from the coding sequence ATGTTCGGAGATCGGCAGCGGCCGATGGTGCTCGTGCTGGGGCTCGGCGAATCGGGCCTCGCGATCGCGCGGTGGTGCGCGAGGCACGGTTGCCGGTTGCGCGTCGCCGATACGCGTGGGGCGCCGCCCAACCTTGCCGCGCTGACGGCGGCCGGGATCGACGCCGAATTCGTCGGCGGTGCGTTTTCGCCTGCGCTGCTCGACGGTGGGATCGAGCTCGTCGCGCCGAGTCCCGGCCTGTCGCCGCTCGCCGAAGACCTCACGCCGCTGCTCGCCGCCGCCCGCGAGCGGGGCATTCCCGTGTGGGGCGAACTCGAGTTCTTCGCGCAGGCGCTGAGCACGCTCGGTGCGAACGGTTACGCGCCGAAGGTGATCGCGATCACCGGCACGAACGGCAAGACCACGACGACGAGCCTCGCCGGCCTGTTGTGCGAGCGCGCGGGCAAGAAGGTCGCGGTCGCGGGCAACATCAGCCCGGCGATGCTCGACAAGCTCGCCGAGGCGATCGACGCGGCGACGCTGCCGGACGTGTGGGTGCTCGAGCTGTCGAGCTTCCAGCTCGAAACCGCGCACACGTTCGCGCCCGACGCAGCGACGATCCTCAACATCACGCAGGACCATCTCGACTGGCACGGCGGCTTCGCCGCGTACGCGGCCGCGAAGGGCCGGATCTTCGGGCCGCGCACGGTTCGCGTGCTCAACCGCGACGACGCGGAAGTGATGAAATTCGTGCCGGCCGCAGCCGCAGCCGATGCGCCGCGCGCGATCACGTTCGGCCTGAACGAGCCTGCCGACGGCGGCGACTTCGGCCTTTTGCGGGAGAACGGGATCGCCTGGCTCGTCGAGGCGGTCGATCGCGACGCGGCCGATGCGCCGACGTCGTCGCGCCGCCGCAAGCAAGAAGCGGCGCACCCGCCCGACATCGCGCTGAAGCGGCTGATGCCCGCCGACGCGCTGCGCATCCGCGGGCTGCACAACGCGGCGAACGCGCTTGCCGCGTACGCGCTCGCGCGCGCGATCGGCCTGCCGGCCGCGCCGCTCCTGCACGGCTTGCGCGAATACCGCGGCGAGCCGCACCGCGTCGAAGTGATCGCGACGCTCGACGGCGTCGATTATGTCGACGATAGCAAGGGTACGAACGTCGGCGCGACGGTCGCGGCGCTCGACGGCCTCGCGCAGCGCGCGGTGCTGATCGCGGGCGGTGACGGCAAGGGTCAGGATTTCGAGCCGCTCGCGGCGCCCGTCGAGCGGTGGTGCCGGGCGGTGATGCTGATCGGCCGCGACGCGCTCGCGATTCGCGCGGCGCTCGCCGATACCGGCGTGCCGCTCGCCGATCACGCGACGCTCGAAGCCGCGGTGCGCGCGGCGAGCACGCTCGCCCAGTCGGGCGACGCGGTGCTGCTGTCGCCCGCGTGCGCGAGCCTCGACATGTTCCGGAATTACGCGCATCGGGCCGACGTGTTCCGCAGCGCGGTCGAAGACATCGCCCTGGAAAAAGGAACGACGCTATGA
- a CDS encoding D-alanine--D-alanine ligase: MSGIDPKRFGKVAVLLGGESAERDVSLNSGRLVLQGLRDAGIDAHPFDPAERPLSALKDEGFARAFNALHGGYGENGQIQGALDFYGIRYTGSGVLGSALGLDKFRTKLVWQQTGIPTPPFETVMRGDDYAARAKDIVAKLGVPLFVKPASEGSSVAVLKVKSADALPAALEEAAKHDKIVIVEKSIEGGGEYTACIAADLDLPLIKIVPAGEFYDYHAKYIADDTQYLIPCGLDAAKEAALKRIARRAFDVLGCTDWGRADFMLDAAGNAYFLEVNTAPGMTDHSLPPKAARAVGISYSELVVKVLSLTLD, encoded by the coding sequence ATGAGCGGGATCGATCCGAAACGTTTCGGCAAGGTGGCGGTGCTGCTCGGCGGGGAATCCGCCGAGCGCGACGTGTCGCTGAATTCCGGCAGGCTGGTGCTGCAGGGCTTGCGCGACGCGGGCATCGACGCGCATCCGTTCGACCCGGCGGAGCGGCCGCTGTCGGCGCTCAAGGACGAAGGATTCGCGCGCGCATTCAATGCGCTGCACGGCGGCTACGGCGAGAACGGCCAGATTCAGGGCGCGCTCGATTTCTACGGCATCCGCTACACGGGCAGCGGCGTGCTCGGCTCGGCGCTCGGGCTCGACAAGTTCCGCACGAAGCTCGTCTGGCAGCAGACGGGCATCCCGACGCCGCCGTTCGAGACGGTGATGCGCGGCGACGACTACGCGGCGCGCGCGAAGGACATCGTCGCGAAGCTCGGCGTGCCGCTCTTCGTGAAGCCGGCGAGCGAGGGCTCGAGCGTCGCGGTGCTGAAGGTGAAAAGCGCCGATGCGTTGCCCGCCGCACTGGAAGAAGCGGCGAAGCACGACAAGATCGTGATCGTCGAGAAGAGCATCGAAGGCGGCGGCGAGTACACCGCGTGCATCGCCGCGGATCTCGATCTGCCGCTCATCAAGATCGTGCCCGCCGGCGAGTTCTACGACTATCACGCGAAGTACATCGCAGACGACACGCAATACCTGATTCCGTGCGGCCTCGACGCCGCGAAGGAAGCGGCGCTGAAGCGCATCGCGCGCCGCGCGTTCGACGTGCTCGGCTGCACGGATTGGGGCCGCGCGGATTTCATGCTCGACGCCGCCGGCAACGCATATTTCCTCGAAGTGAACACCGCGCCGGGGATGACCGACCACTCGCTGCCGCCGAAGGCGGCGCGCGCGGTCGGCATCAGCTATTCGGAGCTGGTGGTGAAAGTGCTGTCGCTTACGCTCGACTGA
- a CDS encoding cell division protein FtsQ/DivIB — protein sequence MWNNVRQLNLAASALYALLLLVLAAAGCYWLIQRPAFALREIRIDGDTEHINAPTVRAGVVGRLKGNFFTVDLDLARVAFEQMPWVRHASVRRVWPNALAVTLEEYKPLGTWGNDQLVSVDGELFTANQGELDEELPVFDGPEGSAKEVVARYRDFAKWFAPIHATPEEVTLSPRYAWTVKLSNGMQVELGRERNSDSLPDRIQRLVAAWPSVTQRWGSDIEYADLRYPNGFAIRAAGMRFLSDTDKGKK from the coding sequence ATGTGGAATAACGTTCGCCAACTCAACCTTGCCGCCAGCGCGTTGTACGCGCTGCTGCTGCTCGTGTTGGCGGCGGCCGGCTGCTACTGGCTGATCCAGCGCCCGGCATTCGCGCTGCGCGAGATCCGGATCGACGGCGACACCGAGCACATCAACGCGCCGACCGTGCGCGCAGGCGTCGTCGGGCGGCTGAAGGGCAACTTCTTCACCGTCGATCTCGACCTCGCGCGGGTCGCGTTCGAGCAGATGCCGTGGGTGCGCCACGCGAGCGTGCGCCGGGTGTGGCCGAACGCGCTCGCCGTCACGCTCGAGGAGTACAAGCCGCTCGGGACATGGGGCAACGACCAGCTCGTGAGCGTCGACGGCGAGCTCTTCACCGCGAACCAGGGCGAGCTCGACGAAGAGCTGCCCGTGTTCGACGGGCCCGAGGGCAGCGCGAAGGAAGTCGTCGCGCGCTATCGCGACTTCGCGAAATGGTTTGCGCCGATTCACGCGACGCCGGAGGAAGTGACGCTGTCGCCGCGCTACGCGTGGACGGTGAAGCTTTCGAACGGCATGCAGGTCGAGCTCGGCCGGGAGCGCAACAGCGATTCGCTGCCCGATCGGATCCAGCGCCTCGTCGCCGCGTGGCCGTCCGTCACGCAGCGCTGGGGCAGCGACATCGAGTACGCGGATCTGCGCTATCCGAACGGATTCGCGATCCGCGCGGCGGGCATGCGGTTCCTGAGCGATACCGACAAGGGCAAGAAGTAA